A DNA window from Labrus mixtus chromosome 4, fLabMix1.1, whole genome shotgun sequence contains the following coding sequences:
- the kti12 gene encoding protein KTI12 homolog, with amino-acid sequence MPLVVMCGYPCSGKTRRAEELKEYFEQNTGRKVHVVGEKSLDAEKNNVYSDSQQEKNVRAALKAEVERKVNKDDIVILDSLNYIKGYRYELFCLIKHAQTPHCLVYCLTSDDVSTLWNTERDSSEQYTQDIFDALVLRFEAPDSRNRWDSPLFTILKDDNLPYEAISDALFKRKAPPPNQSTQSQPLSSTNFLYELDKITQEVLMVIFNAQKTSVPGDLLTVPGATEKIELTRSINMAELRKLRRQFISYAKTHPAENTGQISNMFVQYLNKSLH; translated from the exons ATGCCTCTTGTAGTAATGTGTGGTTACCCCTGTAGTGGCAAAACACGGAGGGCAGAAGAACTGAAGGAGTATTTTGAACAGAACACAGGCCGAAAGGTTCACGTTGTGGGAGAGAAATCCCTGGACGCTGAGAAAAACAATGTCTACTCAG ATTCCCAACAAGAAAAGAATGTCCGAGCGGCTCTAAAAGCTGAAGTGGAGAG gaaagtCAACAAGGATGACATTGTCATTTTGGATtctttaaattacattaaag GTTACCGGTATGAACTGTTCTGCCTCATCAAACACGCACAGACACCACACTGCCTG gtGTACTGTTTGACGTCGGATGATGTGAGCACATTGTGGAATACTGAAAGAGATTCCTCTGAGCAGTACACCCAGGACAT CTTTGATGCTTTAGTGCTGAGGTTTGAAGCCCCAGACTCCAGAAACCGATGGGACAGTCCTCTCTTTACCATATTGAAAGATGACAACCTGCCATATGAAGCCATTTCTGATGCACTTTTCAAAAGGAAAGCGCCCCCTCCTAACCAGTCTACACAAAGT CAACCATTGTCGTCTACAAACTTCTTGTACGAGTTGGACAAGATCACACAAGAAGTGTTGATG GTCATTTTCAATGCACAGAAGACAAGTGTTCCTGGAGATCTCCTCACAGTTCCCGGCGCTACAGAAAAA ATCGAGCTCACCAGGAGCATCAACATGGCAGAGCTGAGGAAGTTACGGCGCCAGTTCATCAGCTACGCCAAGACGCACCCGGCGGAGAACACCGGACAAATCTCCAACATGTTTGTGCAGTATTTGAATAAGAGTCTTCACTGA
- the ch25hl1.1 gene encoding cholesterol 25-hydroxylase-like protein 1, member 1 yields MLNISRQTFLQLLPSRASDRLLQPLWDYLLLHHLPLISSPFFPVLLAFSSYFFFSVPFAVLDLLGERVHLFHQYKIQPDRQPTVGMMAKGLTTALYNHIFFVLPAVVIGMFFLPAPTLPQVAPTVYEVFIDGLAVLLLFDTQYFIWHFIHHKHPQLYRWIHAVHHEYIAPFSWSSEQLSIPELLTIGFWSNLDTILLRCHPLTTWCITVFSIWMSVEDHIGYDLPWTLNHLVPFGLLGGAPAHDMHHQKPSSNFAPFFSHWDRIFGTAVPLKKKKEINKSE; encoded by the coding sequence ATGCTGAACATCAGCAGGCAGacatttctgcagctgctgcccTCCAGGGCCTCGGACCGTCTGCTGCAGCCGCTCTGGGATTATTTGCTTCTGCACCACCTTCCGctcatctcatctcctttctttCCTGTCCTGCTCGCCTTCTCCAGCtatttcttcttcagtgtacCTTTTGCTGTGCTGGACCTATTAGGTGAAAGAGTGCATTTATTCCATCAGTACAAGATCCAACCAGACAGGCAGCCAACAGTAGGGATGATGGCAAAGGGCCTCACGACAGCGCTGTATAAccacattttctttgttctgcCAGCTGTAGTTATCGGAATGTTCTTCCTGCCTGCACCAACACTGCCTCAGGTTGCTCCGACTGTGTATGAGGTTTTCATTGATGGACTGGCTGTGCTTCTCCTCTTTGACACTCAGTACTTTATTTGGCATTTCATACATCACAAGCATCCACAGCTGTACCGCTGGATCCATGCAGTCCACCATGAATACATAGCTCCCTTCTCCTGGTCCTCTGAGCAGCTCAGCATCCCAGAGCTGTTGACTATCGGATTCTGGAGCAACCTGGACACAATTCTTTTGAGGTGCCACCCGCTGACCACATGGTGCATCACAGTTTTCAGTATCTGGATGTCTGTGGAGGACCACATAGGCTATGACCTGCCATGGACACTAAACCACCTGGTGCCTTTCGGTCTGCTCGGCGGTGCACCAGCTCATGACATGCACCACCAGAAGCCCAGCAGTAACTTTGCTCCTTTTTTCAGCCACTGGGACAGAATCTTTGGCACAGCTGTtcctctgaagaaaaaaaaggaaataaacaaaagtgaataa